The genomic interval CAGATGTCTCATATGTCCCTAAAATTTAACACACACTTTTCCACACTGAACCAGCGATACAAAATGAAAGCAGTATAcctttaatataaataaatgattgaGAAGTGAAGAAAGGCCAGACATTTGCCTAGACTCATTAGCATGTGATTTCAGATCGAAGAAAAACTAATCACAATAGAGGGTGCAAAATAATCCAATGAAagtaaaaatgcaaaaatggaagCCAGACAGTACGGAAAAGCCGGAGACCCAGACACAGAGATACTAGGACATAACAATAAGAGTGACACCCAGGACCAAGAAGCCACAGACAATAATGGGAATCAGACAAAAACATGTGCCATAACAAGCCGCCCCATTCGGCGGTAATAAGTAACTCGTCTTCACACCTCAGACTGAACTTTAACCCTGGCGGGAAAAAACCTTAATAAATAACCCGCCAGTGTCCGCCTAATGGAATATGCCGAGGAATTTTGGAAATAACCATAAGGCCGACAGCCAAATATTCCGTCCTGTCATGCGCTAATTATGAGCAGCCAACCTTTTGACAAGCCCCCTAAGTGGAAATTTTTAAAGTAGCAGCACGGAAATGGGCTTGCCAGAAAACAAATCCCATGAATagacaacatttttatacatttgGTATGATGGGTACcctattaaaaaaatatatattaaacaaaaatgggaaattcaaatttaaatatagatGTTTAAGGCGAAGTAAGCATTACAAAGGTAGTAATATCGTCagatattaaatttttgtagTGAGTGAACAAAATGAAACTATAAGCACTCATTGCTGTCCTATTCCCACATCAttcaaaaatatgcaaaccCTTTTGCCAGGACCCATAAAAATGAGCAGAAATATTCCATTTGCTTCGGGGAAACCGAAGGCAATGGAGAATAGCTTTCCACCATTGAACATCCAAGAAAAAcacgaaaaggaaaagcgcGAACAAAAATTGAACGGAAAAGTACTGCGTGAAATTTGCATGAGACAAATGTGGAAAGATACTCAGTATCTGGCGGAAAATTAGTAGAAAACTGGCTCAAACCAGCAAGCAATTTTGCATTCACATTTTGGCGGAGCCAAGAAAGTTGGAAAGTATTAAAAATTTGACTTATAGTTTTTGTCCAATTTATTGAATACCTTAGGTATATTAAGTCTCGTGTATCACAAAGATGGGCTGAGCTCCTCAGCATCATCTCGGTCTTCCAAGTAGTCCACGTTCTTCTCGAAAAGATAGCTCTGCTGCCAGTTGGAGTCCTTAAACTTTCCAGAGAAAACGGGCTGCCAGTTCCAAATTAGGTGTCGGGATATTATTTCGGCACTTGCGAACTGatttttgttgctgcggcAGAAGTCAACGAACCGACTGCCGAAGATTTGGGCCAACTCGATACTAATATGGGAATGCGCCATGTAACATTGGTCCTTCGAGTTGTAAAGCTGCTCGAACGCAGCGCGCTCTGGATGAAACTGACATCCAAAGATAGGAAAATACCGGTGCTCGACAATCGTGATAAATTCCAGCCCTGAAGTATCCTTCTGAGTGGCTAGAGGATGCCAATCCCTAGCTAGACCGAAGGCTTCCAAACTCTCTTTGGTGATGCAGTACTGATGCTGGTGGCAGGCAAATGGGTGCTTCTCCATCTGATCGGCAACCGACCCTGGGAGATTTCCAAGGAGCTGTGAATGTTGGTAATCATCGACTAGTTTTAGTGGCATCGCTTCCCTCATGGGCTGACAGCCGATTCGAATATTCGGTGCTTCGGCGGCATGAATAAGGAGCAACTGGAAGCCAAGACAAGTTCCCCAAACTGGAAATAATCCGCCAGGATCATCGAGTTTCTTCGCCCGCCGGTTACGCTCCATGGCCAGTTGGAAAATGAGCTCGGCGCTCCGGACACAATCGCTGGTTAGATCCGGATTCGCCTGCCTATCAGCCTCGTCGATGAACACGGCTCCTCCTGGCAAAAGGATGCCGTTTAACTGACTCATCATCATCTCATAGTAAGCTCGTTCTCGACCGATCCTGGGgaatacaattatttatttatatttatggtcTCAATTGAAGGGACCACCCAGCTAGCGAAAATTTGTGACTACAATCAAGGTAAGTGTTCATGCCATGTTTACActtcaacatttttattattgctatGCTCCGCAGTtttgaaatgaaatcgaaagcACTTTTGTTCGGCTACCACAATAAAGAAACCTTAATAATGAAAACTTTTCCTCGCTCATTCGTTAATCGCATTGCGTTCTGAAAgactttttggcaaatcgcCAGGTGAGGTAATTAATTCTCGCACATCGTATGTttatgcaatttgcatattggTAGCCAGATGGGCACTGCCAATGCCCCAACGGCCTCGACTTGCTTCAAGTGGAAAACGGGCAGATTGCTGTGCCCCTTGGGACCGCAATTGTGGCCCAGTGACTTGGCCAAATCGATGCACCATGCATTGGCATCATGCAGATCCGGATTTCCCATTTAACGTATCGATTTGGCCATATATGTGCGCATTTTCATGAAAACAGCACCCTCAAATGCAACTACGTACGTGACTTTAGATCTGAACTTGTCAGCTTGGAATGCTTTCTGATaatagaaaatgtttatatacaaattaaagcGTAccaaaatattacaaattgattttgcacCCGTTTTGGTCAATCGAACGCTTTAGAAATAGTATTCACTGAgtcacttttcttttaaacacaaaaaaattaaaaacaaaaactaaaacctAAAAAAGGTTGTAGACGAAATTATTATAAGTGGAACCATTGCtttacaaatacattttttttaataatcgAAAATTTTGTGTATCGCTCTTTCAATGACAATTAATCACTAGTGCTTTTCAGTACTTACCAAATGGGCACGACATGAGCACCGGATGCCTCTAAAAACTTGACGTAGGACGCAGCTATATAGCTATGGTATGCCCCACAAAAGTTCTGCTGCAGTCGCGTGGCCATATCGATGCACATCACCCCAACTGTGGGTACGCGGTTAAAGTACGGCGGATTGGGATGTACGCCATCCGCCATCGTCGCCTTCGGATTTTAGACTGCGACCAACTGAGTGCTGTGCCCTGCGGGCTGTACGAAAAAATGACTCAAACTGAGTGCACTCGCATTGTTCGACTTGAAAATGATATAACATTGATCATTCGGCAAAACTTAAGCGGCGCTAGTAAACggttaaattaatttatatccGTTACAGCAAGTTGAAGCGTTTTCGAAGCACAACTATGTATATAAATTCACTGGTCAAGCGGATCTGTCTGTACGCctctccgtccgtctgtcgttcgtccgtatgaacgtcgagatatCGGAAAAGCAACGGACTTACTAGTTTGTTTCAAGTTCGATATAAGTTCCTTGACAATTACATACACCTTAATAAGCTTTTGGAAATAGGAGGgagaaatttgaaaaatcttttgattgaaatttctaatacaaataataaaatgaaaaaatatttaaatgtctTTAGATTCTTACTTTTGTAGATTCCGAGATCACGACGGACATGACTAGGTACATCATTTGTTTGACACaaacacatatgtatatttgttcCAACATTACTCAAATttcaaactaaataatttcGAAAACGTAATGTGGACTAGTTGGCAAGATTGGGCTACAGTGCTTTAGCGGTATTTTCATACCGATAAAATTGAATATGTGTTACTCATGTACTCATAGTTACCGCAATTATTGCAATGCTTATTTTAATACTTAACATGTATACTACCAAAAACTTAAAATGGGTTTCGCATAAATGGAACCATATTTATGGAACAGTATTCTAGTATTGTAGAACACTACTACTACAAATGCATCGCATTTGAAGCGAAAGTGTATTCTGTGGCACCCTTGTGTATGTACCTTATAGGGTCAGATACTCTAACTTCTCCCTGGATCATGCTTTTTAACGTGTATAGTAAGCCCTCTTACTCTAAGAAAATTTTACGACAATAACGCTTAATGATGGGATTTTACTTATCATTATCCATTTACATTTCATTGAATAGCTATGAGCTATTAGATAATGTACTGAGTTACTAGTATATGATAGAAGAAGTGCTCTTCGCAAAAAATCTCTTCATGTTCTCTTTATATCAGGTGACACAAACATTAAATTACCTATTGATAGACCCATGGCAACAaggacaatttcattttgataaGCAATCACATAGATAACTTAAAAGATAAAGCTATAAATTCGATCAGGAAAACTAATTCCGTAAATATCGTGTGCAAAAATTAAGTGACCATATGAAAGACCAAGTTCAAAGTTCTGGGCACTAATTTGACGAGCAAGGCAgccaattaattatttgataaGAGAACCAGAGTCAGGAGTAATCCACTAAGGACAGGCATAGTGGTAGAACTGCCATCGCCTGGTACAATAATGGGAATATAGCCGCCACTACTACCCCCCTCGTTATCACCGCCCTCATCAGGGATGTCTggaatttccatttcattattggtaaataaatattgctgtATGTACGAGGAGCCCAGAATTGAAGTGTACTCCGGCTTATAGTTGTAAATTAGCGTCCTGGCCTGCTCCGTGGCATTCGAAAAGCTCTGGTTACTTTTTCTCGCCTCATTCACAAAGAAATCGGCGAAGAACTGACCACTCAATACAGCAGCTCCGGTATGAGGAATGGTCTTTTTTGTAAACTCGTACAGCGGCTTCTCCGGATGGAATTGTACCCCATAGAAGGGGTACTTTATGTGCTCCACTGTAGAAATAAACTCTATGCCATTCCAGTCATGATTTAAGGACATAACCCGCCAAGTTTCATTTAGAACACCCCTCTCGAAGTCTTTTTCCGTATAGCAGAACTGATGCCAGTGATAGGTCACATTCTCCCTGACCATGATGTTGACGACATCATCACTGATTGATGTAAACAGGCGGCTCTTCTTATAGTCTGATAAAAATATTCAGTTTCTGTATtcttaatataatttataatcaTATAAGTAACTATACCTGCTTTAAACTCCATCGGAATGGCCATTCCAGTGCCCTCGCAGTTAATCCGGTGTTCAGTTTCGTTGGCCAATTTGTAAACCAACAGTTCCATGCCAAGACAAGTGCCCCAAACCGGCATAAAGACTCCCTGATCGTTTAGTTCGATGGCCAAGTGGATAAGGTGTTCGCCCGCATCGGCATACCCATTGCTCTGATTAAACCAAGTGGCTCCACCGGGCAACAAGACTCTGTCAAGGGAATAATAAATTTAGATGCGGGAACTTCCTAGAAAGTATATTTATACTTACCCATTTATCTTGTGCATGAGATCGTCGTAGTAGCTGCGATTGCGCCCGATCCTGTCAAAGGTATTTgtatgaaaattgtttattaattgatTTCAGGCAATCTTATCTATACAACGCGATTTCGGtctgcaaatcaaatttactctcttatatgttttatatattctataaaTACACTTGTCGGAATACTTAATGCCACCATATACAGCCTTATCAAGCTTTGGCAAAATTAGCGGTCATGATAACATCTTTGTATCTATCGGCTGACTTACCAAATCGGCACAACTCGGGCTCCAGCACCTTCGAGATACTTCACATACGAGGCGGCTATATAGCTGGTCTTGTTGTCAAAGTGTCTAGAGATCAATCCATCTACGTAAACTTCCTGCGTAAGAACCCCTATGATGGGTGATGAGATGTCTGCCTCTGACGCGGCCAACAGAGTTCCGATAAGGATCACCAAGCTGATCGtgaagtttttcattttgttagACCTTGAAACGAGTTTTCGATCGTCCAAATTATTCGTTGTTCTTGTATCTCGTAgatgttttcttttgtttttgctattggtaattttttcttttgcactGTTAGAGGTATTTCCTAAAAAGTAAATTTCGTTCCCTAAGTGCCTTGTTATGGGGTATTGATTATTACACAGGTAATTCCTTAATAACACACTATGTTGGCAAGCAAGCTTTCGCAATAATCCGTAAGTTTTCCGTTTGGGAAATCTATTCCCCAACAAGAAGTCTTGGCGATTCCACAGGTAAGTCTAAACTCAGTCAACAATTAATAGGAACTGTTCGCTGAGGCGCCCGtcgatttgaatttatataagGTGCGCCGATTTTCCTCACCTATACAAATGGCTCAGTCTGTGTGAGAAGGCATGAGTTTGCTATATGTATTTCTAGGTTCTTCAGGGGGTGTACCCCTGGCGACTTGAGTCCAACAGATAGTGCAGCGattaattggttttatttttttttccaaagtGTTGTGACCGTGGCACAGGGTGCTTAATGAGAAGGGGAATAACTCCTGGGGCTTCCATCGAAAGTTGGATAAAACCTGTTTTATTCGGGCACTATTGGATAATTAACTTATTGCATCGATCATAACTGTTGGATTGCTGTTTTTATTCACATTATAAAACAAACGAAGTCAGTGTTATTGTTTACTTAACAGCTGATAGAGCAACAGGTGGACATGTGTGTGTGATCAGAACCGATTGCCGAGTCGATTAATGCCAGTTCAGCTGCCCAGCAAACTTTGTTGCTTCTGTTTAATGCTGTTCTGAATACTCAGGAGGTACTTCATCGCTACGAGGGTTTCTTTGACTCCCGAAAGATCTTGGCTTTCGAAAAGAATGTTTAACTTCTGGGCCATATCCTCTAGTTCATCAATGAGTTGCGCATTTAAACCCTCCAGCGTATGGTTGTCTTCCgcatcctccacctcctcgtTTCGCTCCATCATGGCCATCAAAAATTCTTTGTTTAGGTCGCTATTATCCTGCGGCATCTGTTCGCCCTCCAGTTGAAGAAGGTACTGACCACGCTCTATGGGAGTGGAAAGGGTTTTATATGCCTTGTTGATGAGGGAGCTCCAGTCAGCAGAGTTGGTTTGCTCCCGGGAGGTTCTGTAAGCGAAGGATTTTTATCGTTGCCTTTCTGTCTTACTTACATATGACTATACCCACCTATTACTATACTTATCCGGATGCACAATGGTCTGCAACTGGCGAAAACTTCTTGTCAACTTCTGAGACTCCAAAGAAAATTGAATAGGGAAGCTGAGAAGTTTGAAGTAATTCTACAGAAACTAATGgttaaataaactaaataaaatttatacaGGTACTCACTATTCCTGAATTAACATCCTGCAAGTGTCCACAGCCCGAACATATCATATTCTGCTTTAATTCCGATTTCTTTTGGCAATTCCAACAAGCCGGCGAAGATTCAACTGAAAATTGCCGTGTTTCTGGCAACCGGAATTGCCTAAATAGATTAGCATTTTGAGCAAGTGGAGTATAATTTGTTGCTTTTACAGCTCTTTTAAGGCCATTAATTACGCTTCGCATTTTctacaaaaaatttaacttaatttcGTATACAATCGAAACCCTTAATTACACAAGCTGACAATAACAAAGAACAGCTGATTCAAAATTTAAGTGGCAACGCCACTTATAGTCATTGGGACTATCGAGCTTTAAACTTTAGATTATACTATTTAAATGTATCTTAATATTTCTTCCTCAATCCCAAATgtattgtttaaaataatataaatttaacaaatattgCGCATTTATAAATACACAATGTATTCAAAGTCATATAGGAACCccatacatttatttataagaaagGAAACGTTTGgagaaaaatgtataagtgAATCgctaaaatgaaaaatattttaaatgactacacgtacatatatatattatgttcCTATTCTCTATTATATTCTTAAATTAGACAAGAAGCATAAAAAAAGATACGCATACACAATCTCAAAGTCTAGTGAAACACAGAGTCTTATGTACAGAAGTATAAATTTATTCCAGGCTGTGGCTTATAATCTAGAGTTCAGGTGGCACGTCCTTGGAGCACGTCCTTACATGGAGTCCTTGCGGTACGCTCGGTAGTTGTTCATCTCGTTGGGAAAGGTTTTGTacagctccagcagcagatTCGTCTTGAACTTCTTCAGACCCTCGATCTTGCCCTTGACCTCCTCGTTTTTGGCCAGCGCCTTCTCCACGCAATCCTTGGTGTACAGCTGGGGATTCTTGTCCTGGTCGATGTAGTCGAAAAACACCTCAAAGGGCACATAGACGTCCTGCACCTGGGAACGTAGCTTGTCGATCTCTTGAAGGCCGGTCACCAGGCTGTTACTAATGATGCAATATATGCAATTTAGACtatttttaacaatattttagcatttttcttacattttcTGGTTGAGTACGTTTTGACCCTGTGGCTGAAAATCGCTTACGATGATGCGGATCTGTCGAACATTCTCGATGAACATCTCTAGCTGGGTCTCAAGATTCTCTAGCGGGGCAGACATTATCCACGAAATTAAATTGTCcttattttctgtttattttgtttatctgtttgttttccttcgcagatattttatttttctctaaACTCTTCTTCTTCTCGAAAACACCAAGTGACCAGGGCTACTAAAACGCAATTTTGAGTTTTCGGACTTATTAAAGAGCATGGAATAGCAAGGTCACACTGTTTGACTGCACACTTTTTTGCTACAAAGAGcgtgatttatttttataaaagcaaaaatttattaattgctaAAGTAACTGCTATAATTCGACTGAAACTAAGACCTCAGAATGTCGGATGGAGATTTGGATGCCTTACGCGCCCAGCGCATGTCCCAAATGCAGTCGCAATTCGTAAGTGAAACATTTTTGCTGCTCCAAACCGGCTACATTCCTCTAGAGAATTCCAAAAATAGTCATAATTTGGAATGAAGGGAAATTAGGATTTCCAAAATAATATACAActgcttaaaataaataaaccattgtaggttttgtttatattaataaGCATTTTAATCCCTATGAGTCATCCTACTCGACTGGGACACCTGTTTGTTAAAAGGCATATCCTTCAATGACCTTACCTCCTTTTCTCCTATTTTAagggcggtggcggcggcaatGATGCGGAAAAACAACAAGCCCAACAGGAGCAGATGCGCGCCCAGGAGGAAATGAAGCACTCAATATTATCTCAAGTTCTTGATCAGCAGGCCAGGGCGCGACGTATGTGCATTGAACACATCTAGATCTTTAACACCTTCACGTAATAACACTTAAAATGTCCTTTAGTAAACACCCTCAAAGTCAGCAAGCCGGAGAAGGCGCAAATGTTCGAGAACATGGTCATCCGCATGGCCCAGATGGGTCAGGTGCGCGGAAAACTGGATGACGCTCAGTTTGTCAGCATCCTCGAAAGCGTTAATGCCCAGATGCCGCAGAGCAAGTCTTCTGTGAAGTACGATCGACGTCGGGCGGCCATCGATAGCGATGACGACGAGGATTACGGCTGCTGATCCTTCCGAAATTCCGCCCaacttttaatttaagttatacCCGCTCTTCACATCCGCTAAAtcatgtttattaattttactaACTTAAAACGAGAAACAAAAGTAGACGCACGCATGCGAATCGATTTCTTTGTGTCAAATGGCGAATCTTAAAGCGGATTGGAAGTTTGCGCCCAGCGGCAATG from Drosophila yakuba strain Tai18E2 chromosome 3L, Prin_Dyak_Tai18E2_2.1, whole genome shotgun sequence carries:
- the LOC6539513 gene encoding gamma-glutamyl hydrolase — its product is MADGVHPNPPYFNRVPTVGVMCIDMATRLQQNFCGAYHSYIAASYVKFLEASGAHVVPIWIGRERAYYEMMMSQLNGILLPGGAVFIDEADRQANPDLTSDCVRSAELIFQLAMERNRRAKKLDDPGGLFPVWGTCLGFQLLLIHAAEAPNIRIGCQPMREAMPLKLVDDYQHSQLLGNLPGSVADQMEKHPFACHQHQYCITKESLEAFGLARDWHPLATQKDTSGLEFITIVEHRYFPIFGCQFHPERAAFEQLYNSKDQCYMAHSHISIELAQIFGSRFVDFCRSNKNQFASAEIISRHLIWNWQPVFSGKFKDSNWQQSYLFEKNVDYLEDRDDAEELSPSL
- the LOC6539512 gene encoding gamma-glutamyl hydrolase A, whose translation is MKNFTISLVILIGTLLAASEADISSPIIGVLTQEVYVDGLISRHFDNKTSYIAASYVKYLEGAGARVVPIWIGRNRSYYDDLMHKINGVLLPGGATWFNQSNGYADAGEHLIHLAIELNDQGVFMPVWGTCLGMELLVYKLANETEHRINCEGTGMAIPMEFKADYKKSRLFTSISDDVVNIMVRENVTYHWHQFCYTEKDFERGVLNETWRVMSLNHDWNGIEFISTVEHIKYPFYGVQFHPEKPLYEFTKKTIPHTGAAVLSGQFFADFFVNEARKSNQSFSNATEQARTLIYNYKPEYTSILGSSYIQQYLFTNNEMEIPDIPDEGGDNEGGSSGGYIPIIVPGDGSSTTMPVLSGLLLTLVLLSNN
- the LOC26536213 gene encoding iron-sulfur cluster co-chaperone protein HscB isoform X1, with the translated sequence MRSVINGLKRAVKATNYTPLAQNANLFRQFRLPETRQFSVESSPACWNCQKKSELKQNMICSGCGHLQDVNSGINYFKLLSFPIQFSLESQKLTRSFRQLQTIVHPDKYSNRTSREQTNSADWSSLINKAYKTLSTPIERGQYLLQLEGEQMPQDNSDLNKEFLMAMMERNEEVEDAEDNHTLEGLNAQLIDELEDMAQKLNILFESQDLSGVKETLVAMKYLLSIQNSIKQKQQSLLGS
- the LOC26536213 gene encoding iron-sulfur cluster co-chaperone protein HscB isoform X2, translating into MLIQEYFPIQFSLESQKLTRSFRQLQTIVHPDKYSNRTSREQTNSADWSSLINKAYKTLSTPIERGQYLLQLEGEQMPQDNSDLNKEFLMAMMERNEEVEDAEDNHTLEGLNAQLIDELEDMAQKLNILFESQDLSGVKETLVAMKYLLSIQNSIKQKQQSLLGS
- the LOC6539511 gene encoding mediator of RNA polymerase II transcription subunit 10 → MSAPLENLETQLEMFIENVRQIRIIVSDFQPQGQNVLNQKINSLVTGLQEIDKLRSQVQDVYVPFEVFFDYIDQDKNPQLYTKDCVEKALAKNEEVKGKIEGLKKFKTNLLLELYKTFPNEMNNYRAYRKDSM
- the LOC6535091 gene encoding programmed cell death protein 5; its protein translation is MSDGDLDALRAQRMSQMQSQFGGGGGNDAEKQQAQQEQMRAQEEMKHSILSQVLDQQARARLNTLKVSKPEKAQMFENMVIRMAQMGQVRGKLDDAQFVSILESVNAQMPQSKSSVKYDRRRAAIDSDDDEDYGC